gcaataaaactctgaataaaaaattgttttgcctttctttaccctattttctcatcttttccctgtaagtaggtaaaacaccgctaatataagtaaatgaaaatatactttttacataacagaaatattgtttcatcgaagtatgcagaaaataatattatttgataaattacatctgctaaatgtaaataaaatacgtaattttttgactcataaatggcaacattacgtcatgcgattgcagcgccgcgtctgggggacttctttcatgaaaaggactatacatTCCATTTGAGTATCTTTAGTATTACAATCAGTcatataaatctttttaagaatttgttttacaaattgtTCCTGATCAATAAGATTTAAGTTTTAGGATTTACCGACATGAGTTGgtaaatgtaagtatttctgaaaataCGACGATTTTTTCGAGCTTTTACCATTCGAATTCCGTAAATGCTAGGTTTTACCACTGTCAGCTCGTAGATGTTGGTTTtagaaataaacaataaatgaagacttttaaaaaaatatcgtaaaaagcatagaaaaaaaacaaatataatatttttacaaagaaaCACATTTGGCGAGTTCCATCATTTATATCCAAAATTAAGAAACGAttctaaaatgtttaaacaatattgtGGAGTGTTATAGGTCTACCAGgatctgatggcaaaaagggaaaaaagaaattgacgctagcaatactggggaaattggagtaaaacgttttgatacttttttttccttatagCGGCTGATTCTGTGTGTGTGATTTGCatgtatcaaaatatataaaaatttatccaatgataatttttgaaaatgtggCGAATGTGGGgtttgaaatttagatgaaaactccagttattatattaactccgttcatgagtttattaattaattaagaacttgAAAATGGTTCCAAATACTGCACATCCTTAAAAAAGTCTTCAGcgcagtatttataataaacctttcctcctgcatctcaattaaccgatcttgttctatgaactgattttcaatttttattacatgttcACAAGATTTTCGCTATTCATCGATCCCTATTTGAGAGAAAGAAACAGTGTAAAACACATTTATCTTGTTTCTGATCaattctaaatcaaaactatccaagtttatttgtagtataagaaacccctgaaataaaccaaagtttagtataagtacataatataatacacacgaAAAATCCCATAAACCAAACTATCAAGATGTGTCATTCCTACTAACCAGTCAATGCTTGCACATGGCTCAATATCGATGATTGTGTATGTTCTGCATCTTGTTGATCAAGTATTCTTtgataaacattgaaaacaatatgtCTTACTTGCGATCGAAGAGGTTTCTTCGACATTTTCATCactttttaaacgaaatttgaagccaaaccaaaaacaattccttgaaatttcagttgacagatgaaatttttcttttattgccatatgaaaatcgctaatttttaaaaaaaaattttgccATCAGATTCTGGTAGACCTATACTAATAAACGATTCccattatgtttatgttttttgtcCCACAACAATCTTTGCTCACGCACTGCGGCGATCAACGCTTCAGAATCAACCATTTCATAGTTCGTAGTGTCGCGTCTAGTCGCCCTCAATACAAGTCCGCGTGACGTCGCGTCTCGCCGCAGACTGTcgcatattatgtaattagtGATATGAGTTATGACATAGGCCGTAAGTAGGGTATGCCGTTGATTTGATTGCGTTGGTCGCGTTCACAGCGTCGCGTCGCGTTGTATTCGTCGCTTACGCAGGACACCGCGTTAGGTACaacttgttatttataaaaatcagaCATGAGTAGTTTAGTTTGATAGTACTAGTTGAATTTTTACAAatgataaaacattaattcGCAATTAAGCTTTTGATTGCTTTACAGAATTATGCCTGATCTCACGGTGGCCTATAATCAGGATTAACAGTCTATGGTCCGCAGAAACCAACATTACAGGCTAAAAACTGAAGTGGCCACAGAACCGTCCACCTTGCACTAATGACTTTGAAGTTTGACAGTTGGCTTGGCAGTGACGTCGAAAGTTTATTTACGCCAGTCTCATTTAATTAGCTTTCTTCAAGAAAAATGTAAGTAAAATACGTTATATACTTAATCTGCATTGACATGGGATATAAACTACAGATGTGTGATGagaatttaattagaaaaattgGTAATTTGCAAACTGTGTGAAAAATTTTGTAACCTAAAATTATTCTAGCCTGTATTTGAAGAATGATTTAGCTtactcaattattattttgtaaccGAAATTTTACTGTTTGTTATTCGAAATATAGGATATTTTGATATTCGAGCCCAAACTTTATGGTGAAAACACGAGCTGGCAAGTTTTCAAGAAATGAAGTGGTGGttgagaattttttttattttctggaTGCAGCAATTGTTAACTCTTATATTGTAATGAAGGATACATGGATCAAAGCGCATCCTAGTGGTACCAAACCTATGACACAGTTAGTATACAGAAGTAAACTTGCAGGGTAATTGATAAAAGACTACTTCCAAGAAGACAATTTTGAAGAAAATCCCTTGAACGCTGGTCATGAACTGGTTAATTCTGGTCGCTGTAACTCACGCCGCTGTAGGTTTTGCAGCACAATAAGTCAAAAGAAGCGTGTATGAATGTAAAACATGCAATGTCGCCTTATGTGTAGAATGTTTTAGACCCTATCATTTACAAGGtggaaatttttgtttttaaatattatgttttgtttcattatcagttgttcttttaaatttctcaacaataaataatgtgtaaAATAAGATGCTGGTTTATTTCTTACTAAATATCAAGACAGAATAGGCAAATCCGAAGAGCCTTTACTGTGCATAGAGGGCTACGCAATAGTCTGCAGTAACAGACGGTGGCTATTATAATGGACACCACATTTAGTAGTTTTTCTCAACTGTGGATATTTCtactatgttttattaataaaatacattataggGTCGTACTACATTAATAGACTGGCATActcttttcataatttttttaaaaataagcgAGGGTGACCTATAAAgggttaaaataaatgtaaaataatactaatattttaaaattccgaccgacttataatttataaactgAAGGCTAATTCCGTACTAATCTGGCGCTGTTTTCCCGCCTTGACCCATGTGGGCTTTACGGCGCAATAGGTCACTGAGTAGAAACGCGAGGGGTATGTTTGGACGGGCGTAGTAGCGTAATGACGTCAGTGACGCGCAGTATCGATCCTTTCCAGCCGTCACAACACCCCTGTCCCCCGCAGCTAACAATTCCCAACCGCCTTAGGTagaatttttacatttacgtAAAAATAGTACAAGCGCAAAAGACTTTCTGTGGTATTCATTTCTAGACATAAAAGTATagtgatttttttcttatttcaaacaaacattaGTTTATTACGTATATTAAAGAACAACAACACGATGTTAGTAAATATTGACACACAACGTGTGTTTGCTTGATATTGTGGTCTAAAATGTGCTCTATCACTGTCAATGCGAGGCTACAAATCATGGGTACACCAAAGTCAACAGCAGCCGTGTAGCAAATACGACGTTTCGACTATACGTTACCTTGGGGCCGAAATTTCCCCgattatcacaaaaaaaaaatttttttactcaCTTTGTTACCTTGGTCTCGTACAAAcgataatatgtaattttgcTTTAATGTTACTATTTACTTTTGATAGCCTAGGCCTACTGTTTCGCGTAAAAGTaccaatataaattatattattatgtataagtaatttaattaaaccatTTCAGGTTCATTAGCCATACAATAATAACTAACAAAGTTACACGGGcaataatcataaattaaataaataacccaTACCAATGGAAAATTTAAagcaatttaaaaagattcCTATATATGTAGTCGAAGAACATAATGATGTCTTACAATTTGTATATTCCGCTATTGGTGGAAAAAAGTTGCCGTTAGAAGGAACCACATTATTGCATTTGGATGCTCATCCAGATATGCTTATAGATCGTAAGTTAAAAGGGGAGGAAGCAAGAGGAGGGAGGAaagttttacaattattacagATAGAAAATTGGATTGTACCAGCGGCTGCCGCGGGGCATATAAACCGCGTTGTATGGATCAGACCACCGTGGGCGAACCAATTTAGCGATGGATCACGAATAATTCATGTTGGAGACCACCCCGCAACGGGCTTTCTCCGAGTAGATAGTAGAGAACCCTATTATTTATCGGATGCTCTATATTCGTCACAGCTTGTGAACAAAAGAAAGTTTATGTTAACTGTCGCAGAACTGAGCAGTCGTATGGATTCTAATGTGCACAATTTATGTAATCAGCTTGATATCCACAACCCATTTGTACTAGATATTGATCTGGATTTTTTCAGTACAGCTAATCCTTTCTTGGCTCTTTATAACAATATAGGTCTGTATGATTTGTTAGaagatttatttcattttgatGTACCTGAAAACGACGATATAGAAAGTATTGAAAAAACGGTCAATTTGCGAGAAATACAATTACAAGAATTagaagatttatttatgtgtatggAAGAAAATGGAAATTTGGAGAATTACACAGGAAATAAAGGCTTATATTTTGAAAAGGTAAATTatctaaatacataatttaagaCGTCTGTTGCAGAACACTAAATACGGTATTGcattagttaaaataattaattttatgcgCTTAACAAAACAGGATAACAcagtatgtataataaaaattggtttatttatttatttaggaaacaaaacagatacatctctataaaataaaacataaaattaacacttatttttttaaaataatttaatcatatagatgacataatttacacttatgactcggtacatattaatgcttctaattttacatttactgccagttctcaaatcaagggcgtagaacgggagataagaactggcaataaactctccgccactctttttaatcgccattttttttgttttacaaaatgtttctaaggagctgcaaccattacaccatgtcccatgtgacattttaagtaattaataataataacataaattaaaaacaaagatttgtcctctatcagcaggaggcatcgtgaaataggagcacgcatttacattctcgtgggaacaacacgcaaacacagtcgaaataaccaacgacaccgcatacacgaattcaagtacgaccagtcaccacaagcagcgaccgttcacgagcatgacgcatggccagccatcggccccctcgccatattttagggagagagacaacccgacgcatggacgccgccacaatcTTATACTTTAGATCCTTAAAGAGTTTCATTGCAAAGCAAAACAAGGTTCTTAACTTCATTAATGTTTTAGGTTTCAGCGTTGGTTCCAATTATAGAGGAGGAAGCAAAACGCCTTGGGGAGCGTCCGGACTGGTGGGCTGTGTTCGCTAGTGGGTGTACAAGAGATCAGGGTGGGCTGCCTCATCATATCAGCTCTGAAGAATTAATTAAGGCCACCATTGAAATGTGTCTCAAACCATTTTTACAAGGCTTACCACCCCCTATTTTCATTACAATAGCTAGATCTACAGATGACGGCTATTGTCCTCCACATCAGGTTAGTCAAaatcttaacaaaaatattatcattagctCTCTAATTTTACTACCTCTtcgaagttatacttcttttggcgcgttagggaaaaattatgagagtaagtTCGATGCGCACgaacaccgtcacaaaaaaccgacaccctgaagttagctatagtcaacttttatttttatttttttatacaactatTGATGCTGTATTTGTACGATATTAAGACAATGTTTCTACaagaatatttgtattatacttTAGCTATCATGAGCTTTTGTAACTCACATGTCTACTTAACTCAAATCAATGGACGtgaattaaatagtaaatatcaatatgtataagttgcatgctaaaataaaaaatgtgcatttctttaattatgtagaaatattatttttgtgatatttaaataaactttatttaactagataatacgttataataaaactttcaatgtattaaataccttttttctattgttagtgtcgtttattctacaaacgtagaataaaatttttgaaaagatttttatcttgttacgccaactTCCAACGCGTGTACGTTAGTACACACacttaatttttgaagttattcttctttaggcgcgagttttgatgagagtgaaattttacgatgcacgcgcaccgtgacacaaaattaacagaatgatgttgcccacggaagatgctacggcattggcatttaatttttcaaatgtaaactgaactttattgactataatgactcctgtcttagattatttaattgtaattaattatttgcatgcaatcaaaaactattttttataatgccaaagaagtataacttcttacgcgcgtacctaagtacacgcaccctttttatttttatttagaaatatcacaatttaatcataattgttttgtgtttaaaataacattataattttaataatctatctatggtaaaatatatttaaatgattattcgctttatttatattggaaATATTTCTGCCCGCAGGTTGAGTTAATACAATCTCAGGTTCTTCGCGCTCTAAAGGAAATATACGTAACGGACGAACCCATTTTACATTACTTAGATAAGATCAAGGAATAAAGATTAAAGAAAATGTCCTTCGTTCTTTCTTTCGTCCCTCTTCGCTTTCAGGAatcttttacaaattaatatttattcttttgtCATATTTATGCTCATTGTCTCGTCTCTTACAGtttttatgaaacaaaacGATGCTATATACAATATGCtacttataaagaattttgaaCTGGTTTGTCAGTATGTACTAGATATTTGTGTGGAGAAATATACTTTGTGTTGAGTATTTTGGCTTTTATCTATCGGAGTATCTAACACGGAAAGGTTTTAATGGTCAGACGATATagaataggaggcacaacttggacaagaagagaACATCAGAAAATAATGAaagcagctggaagaggcctatgtgtcacaggacacgctgattaccaaaaactgtattagattaagttaggttatgtaacttaaattgATGTTAAGAtactgggtgtcagcaataaaggcttagtgataataataattattattataacaccATACCTAATGACTATTACACAATTAAAGGCAGATTACTCATACTGTCTTATATACTTAAACTTTATTTGCTGCGAAACGTCGCGCTAGTGGCGTCACCATGGCGGAGCAGTTCAATTTTTGTGCCAAATGCATTCCCATAACTCTCCTGTAATGTGCTAAATGAACGCAGTTAAGACATTACGGGTTTGTGACTGGGGCTGCATATAACATAACCAAGCAACACCGACTGGataaaatgtaactttaatatgataaacattaatataattcCACTTCGATTGCAAGGGTTTTTCATAGAAAGGTTTCGTTTTTTCGTTTCGTGCGCTGCGTAAACGATTAAAGATACGAGAAAATCATGAACAATCGAATTAACCCTCTTTAAAACGTCCGCGATAGCATGTCTGTCTTCTAAAGTCCTCACAATaacattgtaaaataattcagtATTTGCAAAggtgtatttataaatatgatctTAGTGCTTATTTCAAGTATATTATCATCAATTGATTTGATAAATACCTttgaagttatatttaaaataactaaataatcaACAAAATAATGTTCAGGTGTCACGCGctcatttattatttgccaGACGGTCTCGGATTACGCGAAATTCAAAGAGAATACCGATGCTAGGAATTGGTTTTGTTTATCAAATAAAGATGTGTTTGTATTGTGTAATTAAGGCGGTGTGTGTTATGTTGTAGCCGTTTAAATAAACgcaatttataaatagaaacatGCTTTTTCCGACTGGCACCCAGTGCTGTGACTTTAATGTAGCGTCACCTAGAAGTTAGCCAagctaataaaattaagtaacaagtgtaaaaaattgttctaaacACTATCggtgtttaaaaaatactgaagATATCACTCTTTTCAACAAActaattatattgaaaaattctatttcaataattgaaaaagaaaatagaaTTTACGTAACGCTAAACGCAAATTTTACATTCATAAAATCGGCAACGAtctgcattaaaatattcattgcGGCTCAAGAACTCAACACGTTGTTCCTGTGATTTTCATACGTAATCTTTatcgtaaattattatttcattatttttacgtaatctacactaatattatataattcatttattaaatttaaggtGCTCGCTTATCTGCTCATAGGCTATCGAACATCACGCAACTTCTAAAATGGAGTCAAAATTTGATCACTACTATCAATTGCACACAACTCTTCCCTATATATCAAAAGTCCACCACTTCGACATCCCCTAGggtttcatgttttttttttccgGTTATGATGGCACTCACTCTCCGAAAAGTTCCGACCATGAATGAGCGAGTGAGTGAGAGCTATGCGACGCGGTTCGACTTACGGTCTCTGACtagcagattttttttaaagaacaggcAGAACAGGGCAACCGAGCAGgagactcacctgatgttaagtgatacatgaaggaccctaagtcgaattagttcggaaatacttcaatgggcagctggttccacatagtggtggtgcgcggcagaaactgccttaaaaaacacTCAGTCGGACCGGAAAGACGGACATCGAGgcgatacgggtggaatttcgtattctgcctcgatgtccgatgatgaaactaagCTTTAAGCagattaatccgaacaactcctctgaacactctccatgctAACTGCGGTAGAAGATAGGTAGTGACCCCGCATCTCAACGCAACGCTAAGGGATCAAGCCACTCGAAAAGAGATtggtatttgatttaaatattacatggACCTTATTGTAGCATATATTaagtagataataaaaatgattgaaTACGAttaagtggaaggagctggtactgggcacagaggtgagaacagtactccataCGTACGAGAAAAGACATCCTCcctgacgtacacgcaaactgCCGTCCGCGGCAAAAAGGAGGGTTCCAATTTTTACCCCTTTTATCTATGATCTAAGTCTCGGTAAGGAAGAAAAaggtgtataatatatatagtataataaatataccttaTTTAACACATTCTATAACAcgcttttaattgttttaaggattgtgttatatatttttttgaatcaaaaatttgtttttttctaaaatttcggtattgttttactattattacacCTTCTGTAGGTACATGTGTTAAATACGGTGTGCTGTTAACGTGCGAAATAGCTATTAGCATTTACAATTGTCACTGATCAGGCCAGGCCAATTAGAGTCAAGAATCAGAACAGGGACGTATGTGTCCTATATTGCATTGGAGTAATTTTTGAAGtcatacttcttttggcgcgttagggaaaatgataaagtaaatttttacgatgcgcgtgcACACCGTCACacaaaaccgacaccctgaagttagctatagtcaacattttagttttttgaagttacatttcttttggcgcgttaggaaaaaatatgagagtaaattttttctattgttagtgtcgttttttctacaaacgtagaataaggcgaaagataaaatttttgaaaatatttttatctaaactAAACTGTTTGccaataacattaattaacgCTCTTTCTAGGATTCCaattttttacttcaaaacACTTGATTCGATTCAACTCGTAAGTATGTTATTTTGTGAGACAATAATTTTAGACTACTTATCATCTGTTTCTTTGTgaatcaaaatatcaattgaaTATCAACGACTTCAAATGCTGCATTCGATCAGCAATTTGTCGTAAAATTGtctattctaaatttaatcaGGCGCAATGTCGAATATTTTGACTTATTAAAACATCATTGACCAGGCAAACAATTAAGTCCTTCGATTGGGGGCGATTGGGATCAAATGCACATCGAAGTGGCGTCTGGGTATATCTAATTCTGAATAACATCATGCACTGGTCACGTTTGAAAAAATAGCAGCCAATTTAatgtaatgaaattttattggTATGGCGTCtgactatttaaataattttaaataaataatgcacTTTGCATTAAAGCCACAATATCCACTTAatcgttatttttaatgtttgtcTATCGCAAATTGGACTCAAGCTAGTTGCAATTATTGAAGCCGTCAATTGAATACGTGTTAGTAATTATCATTCTAAGGTTTGTGTTAAATATAACACTGTATATGTGTAAAATGAATTACAAATGGTGTGCATACCAAAAATATTCAGATAACGatgtacttatataaatattccAAAGAATGTCATGTTGCTTCGAAAGTAGATGCAACGTTGGGCTCAGgacaaatattacattatattatacaaaaacctGATCCATGGCGCAGTTATGCGTATTTAATTGTATCCTTATGGGATTCTCTTGAGAGCTTgtaaatttaaccaattattGTAAACAATAAGTCCATTTGCTCAAATCTAAAATGCTAACCTAACTTCATACACAATGTGAAAGTATATCATTATTTAACCTTCCTgtgatacattttattaaatatatattttataaggttTTATCATACTTAGcactttcatatttttaagctTTACAAGCATAAATACTACGTCATCGTCGATTCGACTAAAGTCcgttttgtgtcacgtgaCTAGAAcaacactttatttttcatacaattgTGTTAAATAACGTGCGATGTAACTACATACTTAGTTTAGTGGTTGCTTTCGTGTTTATTtctgtaggtaataaaatataatcagcgcatctaatgttttttaatagctAATATATTATACCGCGAGTCGCGACTGATTTGACCAGCGGTCTTCTTCCACATTCATTCTTTACGGCAATTTAATGATAAGAGATAAAAATAAGAGTAAAGGAAGGTAATTAGTAACAATAATATGAGAGCcactctttattattttatgtttgggTCAGGTACTAAGACCAAGTTTtggataaattatatttaattgaaaagaaGTACTTTTTTGCTTTCATTGGATGTGcccgtaaataaaaataggactATGTCTCATTAACAAGGTAGAAGGCAGGACTGCCAAAAAAGAGGCGGGAAAATTGGGATTGTGAGTAGCATTTCCTCTGATCTACCCTGCCCGACCGAACCAAAAAATAAGAACGCGAGAACGGGCGAGCCGCATTCCTCGACTAGGTCGACGGCATGGCCCCGCGCGCCTCACCCCTTCAGCGGCCAGCCAGTCATTCGAGCGCGTCGTTCGTGATAACTCGTCTGTTTTTCGTTCGGTATCCAATGCGTGCAGTGTTTACAATAGTGTTGCTTCTGATGTTATAAATCACACCAATACTAGTGACCTGTGACTGTGCAGATAATTATATGCTATTATActgtttgattaataaaagtGGTGCCTAAGGAGAAGACAACTACGGCAATCTTTGAGCTCAGGTATAGCGTTTCGTACCTATATATTTTCAATCTGATTACTATTACACTTGCACATTGTCAGTGTAGTGTgaaaatgaaatacatattttgattttgtttgtAGTACATTTGTTACTATTAAGTGTGTAACCACGTGATCCGATAGCTTGCATGAATTGACTGTGAGGTTTAACAGTTAACACGTGGTTTGGTGTAAACAACAACTTACAACGCCCTTTTCACCAGCGCTAGAACGACGCACATCGTGCGATTGTAGCCCGTGATTGTGTttggattttgaaatttttactGCGTTATGCGTAGGtgtaattttgaaatatccaaacaattagtttaaaaatgtatatattcaCATTATGTGTAGTTTTTCGTATAGTATTGAGATAATGGTTAACAACAATagtaactaaaacaaataaaaaatgacaTAGACAAAGACTGAAAGACGCCGACATAGACGCATAATATTGAATTTGGAAGGCAGTTTCTTGGCGCTATAGAATTTAGATTACATTAccaaatgtataatttataagaaataaaatcaaccggtattaaataactacattttatttttcattttgtttatacCGCTGTCTCGTTTTGTCATAAAATATGCAGATaagaagtttttattattggttGATAAGCTTTTCACGTATTTGTATCATGCCCTGACTTGAACAAGTGTTATGTCTAGCGTtgatcaatttttatttcaaattatacGATTATATGATAGGTAGAGTAAGATTTGAGAAGGCATTGtctgtattaaaataacagcACTAGTCATCACATCAGTTATCGTCAGAAGGTCAAAAACGAGagttaagattattattactatttaatataccaatatttaaaaatctatccTTGAACATTAagcaaaaaacattaaatggaaaaagaaaatcacTGAATGATTAGTCAATTTCAAAATTGATTAGAAACCACAATATGTGTAAGTACTGTGATCATACAAGTATccactttataaaaaaacaactacAATTAAtactgttaaaatattatataataaggcTGGACCAGAGATAATGCACGTTTGaacaatacaaatatgtacatatattcaTAGCTATTATTTTTGTAGAGTTGCGATACTT
The Pieris napi chromosome 1, ilPieNapi1.2, whole genome shotgun sequence DNA segment above includes these coding regions:
- the LOC125050809 gene encoding UPF0489 protein C5orf22, with protein sequence MENLKQFKKIPIYVVEEHNDVLQFVYSAIGGKKLPLEGTTLLHLDAHPDMLIDRKLKGEEARGGRKVLQLLQIENWIVPAAAAGHINRVVWIRPPWANQFSDGSRIIHVGDHPATGFLRVDSREPYYLSDALYSSQLVNKRKFMLTVAELSSRMDSNVHNLCNQLDIHNPFVLDIDLDFFSTANPFLALYNNIGLYDLLEDLFHFDVPENDDIESIEKTVNLREIQLQELEDLFMCMEENGNLENYTGNKGLYFEKVSALVPIIEEEAKRLGERPDWWAVFASGCTRDQGGLPHHISSEELIKATIEMCLKPFLQGLPPPIFITIARSTDDGYCPPHQVELIQSQVLRALKEIYVTDEPILHYLDKIKE